A portion of the Desulfotignum phosphitoxidans DSM 13687 genome contains these proteins:
- a CDS encoding type II toxin-antitoxin system VapC family toxin yields MKGLLVDSNIILDVFLNDPVWAEWSEAALTEYAHHTLLYINPIIYSEISIGFNKIEELEAAVSKSGFQMLEMPKESLFLAGKAFLKYRKHKGAKKSPLPDFFIGAQAAVLDLALITRDKNRYQTYFPTVKIISPE; encoded by the coding sequence ATGAAAGGCCTGCTTGTGGATTCCAATATTATCCTGGATGTTTTTCTTAATGATCCTGTCTGGGCTGAATGGTCGGAGGCCGCTCTTACTGAATATGCCCATCATACGCTGTTATACATTAACCCAATCATCTATTCTGAAATTTCCATTGGATTTAATAAGATTGAGGAACTGGAAGCGGCCGTTTCAAAAAGCGGTTTTCAGATGCTGGAAATGCCAAAGGAATCCCTTTTCCTTGCCGGTAAAGCTTTTCTCAAATATCGAAAGCATAAAGGTGCAAAGAAATCCCCATTGCCGGATTTTTTTATCGGTGCCCAAGCCGCTGTATTAGATCTTGCGTTAATCACGCGAGATAAAAACAGGTACCAAACCTATTTCCCAACTGTTAAAATTATTTCTCCGGAATAA